TTGACAAAGTCAATTACTTACACAGGGATTAACTAACCCTATTCATATTCTTATgcagttttgttttctgattgGACTCTGAATGGCATAGTAGACAGAAATCtccttaaaaacaataaaattaagaaaatttataaattagactttatttaaaattaagaatatttttgaaatatagtaTTAAGAGCATAcacagagaacagaaaatatcatgacacatatattttaaaatatcagctaGAGTCACAGGGTTACTTCCATTTTTCCTCCTTCACATACTAGTTAggccttttttttaactttgaaaattaaaatatatggttACCTATTCTTGAATTCTCATTCTGTTCCATCTTTCTAGAAAAGGAtatccttaaaatttttatttcatgttttctctaTTCCCTAGGTTTTCTGGGAACCTCTTACCCCAAGTTTCTCTAGGAAACAGACTTGAGTTAACCCATAATGTGAACTAGGTTTAATGCAGAGAATCCTTGGGATAAGCAtctaagaaaggaaaggaatagaATAAGGTAGAATTAGGCAGAAAGAGAACTGGAACTGTAAATCATGTCTGATGATACTCTTATCCAACACAACAAGGAAGTCAAGAGCTCAAACTGTTCAACCATTATTTATGCATTGATCCAAAACAACATGCCTCTATATCTTACTTTATACTTCATTCATGGATGAGTAATAATCTTGAACAAGGCATATTTCTTCACCTGAGGCAATCCTTGAAGGGGTTAATGATTGAAGGTTCTCTGTTAGAAGTAGGACCAAGAGCTCCGGCTACAAATCCTTCATTCAAATGTGATTGGATAGTACATTTCTAGTCCATCACAACCATGCCAGAGCACTTGGGGTTTGGGGAAAATGCAAGACGCATTGGACAACTTTTTAGTCTCtcttggagattgaagattattacTCATACAGGAGACTTCTAAatcctttgtttttattcaagCTATCTCCTCTCCCAGGAATACCATTCTGAGTGAtatataagtaaatttttaataatcagCTCtataggaattatttttaaaatgctggtaTATAGTGTTGCCAATATCTGGAATTTAAATACCCCATCATGACCAATTTCAAACTACCAAGTGACATTATAGAACACAGTTAGAATAAAACATTCCCAATTGGCTTTCAGCATACCATTTTTTTAGCTTTGTTCAAGTAATGAGAATGAATTGGAAACCCAAGACAAAGTTAAAGTAACAACTACTATAATTCTTTATTCCTAATTCCTTGAGTAAAATTGACTATTCTTTATTAATATTGTATAGTGCACCTATTTTCATAATATAATCCATTACACTGAATTtactaaactttttaaatatgtatcttcactgttaaaaatttattcttgcCAGGAGcaatggtgtatgcctgtaataccagtgaattaggaggctcaagcaggagaatcacaaactCACaactagcctggacaacttagcaaaatatatagggatatagctcagtggcaaatgtCTGTGAGTTCAATACccaattcaaaaaaatattacttaacaTTAAGACCATGCAATTTGATGTTTATACACCTACAGTATTAAAAGTAATAACTACTGTAATACCCAATTAATTTGTCTCAATAtattttcttgaatgaatgaataagcagCAAATTTTATACTTTCAACTATTTTATGAGTACTCATTACTGGAGGAGACCAACTTTGCAGTGCTATGTTACTGGAGAATTTATAGCcttatactaaaaatatttggCAGTATACTTTATAAGAAAgtgaatataaatgaaataataaaaacatcacCCATAAAAGCATGAATATATGTCTTcctagtggaaaagaaaaaagttaatggATTATCTATAATAAAGACATTGAATGAAAATGCAATTCTAAAGATGTGCATAGACTTGTAGAACAGTAAGAAAATGATTGTTAAAAGATGAAGACGGAGATGGTACCCAATTCCCAACCAACTGTTCCACGCAGTTCTCTGGATGTTCAGAAAGGTACTTTCAGGCTTTTTGAGCAACCCTTGTGTATCTAATTGTAAACTGAGGGAAACTATAGTTCTAGAATAACAATGAGAGGAAGGACATATCACTGTCCAGGGAGGAGATCAGGATTTATGCCAACAGCCATAGTAACAGTTCAAAGTCATGCCAGGACCTCAAGTTCTTAACTTGCCATAAGAACTCAGAAGTCTTTACGTTGAATGTTATGAAATTATAATGCAAGAAACAAAATATGAGCACATgtgttagaaaaaaatgaagaaatagataTCGGTTTCTGAGTTGTACATTCTCATTAACTTGAGAAACTATATAAGCAGTTACATTTCTGAAGAAAAGTTATTGCTGCTATTGTTACTaattttacaatattaaaaatgaatacagtATTTTAAACCTTCATTTCTAATTTACACATTATCTATGATTATACTTCATAATGATCTTGGGGATAAATAAGGCCATGGTTATTATCATAATTTATCATAGAAAACCCAAATGATATAAAGATTAATGAATAACTGAGATCACAGGTCTAAGAAGTGAAAGAATAAGAATTTCACAAGATGAATAAGACTACAacctaaattatttatatttactatataacaaaataaatttcccaatattttcaGTGGGAGAACTGGAagatgaagtttatttaaagCCTTCTCCATAGTCCAAACTTGCGGAGAATGCCTAGCCTAATCTGCTTTGTCCTGACACTGTAGACAATGGGATTAAGCACCGGGGGAAGAAGCAGGTAGATGTCAGCCATGAGGTTGTGGACTATGGGAGACAGATGCTTCCCAAAGCGATGGACCATCGACACCCCAATAACTGGCACAAAGAAGATGAGCACCACGCAGATATGGGATACACAAGTGTTGAGTGCCTTTAGCCGCTCATCATGAGAGGCGATACCCAGCACTGCATTCAGAATCAGAACATAGGAAAGAAGTATAAAGACTGAATCCATACCTAGTGTGACAATGACTATACACAGTCCATAAACACTATTGATCCTGGCGTTTGAGCAGGATAATTTCAGAACATCTTGGTGCAAACAGAAGGCATGGGAGAGGGCATTGACATGGCAGTAGTCATAGCGTCTCAGTAGCAACGGTGTGGGCAGTACAACTCCCATGCTTCGCAGCAAGCAGGCCAAACCAATCTTCCCAATTACACTGTTGGTGAGGATGGTGGAATAGTGCAGTGGACGGCAAATAGCAATAAAACGGTCAAAGGCCATAGCCAGCAGCACGGAGGACTCCAGAAATGTGAATGTGTGGATGAAGAACAGCTGGGCGTAGCAAGCACTTGCCTGGATTTCCTGAGCATTGAACCAGAGCACAGCAAGCATCGTGGGAAGTGTGGACATGGACATACCCAGGTCAGTTATTGCCAAGATGGAAATGAAGTAATACATGGGCTGATGGAGTGAGGACTCTATCCAAACAACAGAGAGGATGGTAATATTTCCGACAAATGCTATCAAATATGCAAGACAGAACGGAATTGAGAGCCAAGAGTGAACATACTCCAATTCAGGAAAGCCCTTCAGGATAAATATGGGATCCACAGAATTACTGTTGTTCCAAACCACCATGATGACCCCTGTGTGACTTGGTGAATAGTGAAGAACGTTCTGTGTTACTCCTCAAAGTTATCTGTTCTGAGGGCAACAGTGTAACTGGGATGATAAATATGTCCTTCCTCTAACCTCACATCAGAAGAAAGAAGGAGACTCTTGTGAGTCTTACATAAGAAACATTTCCCCAAATTAAAGGGCACCAAACTCTGGAACAAAAGGGTGCACCATGTAAATGTGGTCATCTCTGATGAAAGATTTCTTGGATTTGCATTGaggacactgaaaaaaaaaactcaagcaGAACAAGAGTAGAGAAAGTAAGTTTTACTATATAGtataaagatgaaaattttaaaagtaatgaaaattcCTAAGTATTTGCATAAATACCCAGTTATAAATGTTCTGGAGTAAATCAGTATTGTTCTAAGgttatttttatgaataagttTTGAATGGATTCCAAGAACTTAACATAGTTTCCCtttgatcttatttttatttgataattcATGATATTtaagcatttaaatatttaatatcatagTGCTAAAAGATAAATAGCCCTTTTGtatgaaaagaaaacagacaagagaaaacaaattccACAACAGCCACACACTCATATAAGTTTTAGCAGCTTAATATAACAACTACTTCCCAACCTAAACCATTCTCCTGgttgagaagaaagaggaggaggaggaggaggaggaatgtttctgtatgtacacacacacacacacacacacacacacacttttatgtatatatcaGATCATGGAttaaatacttcaaaaataaGTCTTTAGAGTGCAAGATCAACTTGCAAACATGAAAGTCCTTCCAAAGGCAGTTTTGCAACTGTTCCcctacaaaataatattaaaacaatacATTTAAGAGAACAGCTGGGCGTAGCAAGCACTTATCAAATATGTCTTAAATAGGTAAAATGGATAATATCCCACTTTATTGGAATTCATCATTTCTTTaaggatttttgtttctttgttgtagTGCTGGGGCTTTACATTTGCTAGTTAAGCATTCTGCAACTGAGCTATGCCTCCAGCCCCTATCATTTCTTGATTGactaattattcttttaaaattctgcttaTAATAACaaatttcaagtttatttttcttcaaattttaggACTCATTTGCACCTACTTCTATGAACCCATAGGAGCCCCAGGAACACAGCCTTGAATACTCACCATCAGTGCCTTTTACAACCACCAAGTTCTTTCCTCCTGTTTCAAAACTTGACTCCAATGCCTGCCTTTCCTTTCCTGGGTCATCTTTGCTGTGGCAGCTTCTCCTGCTGAGCTAGATGCCCTTGTTGCCCTTGCCGTTTCCTGGGTTGATGGCACTGAACTCAACAGCAAAGCGCTACAGGGTTCTGTGCCCTTCCATTCTGTGCTTTCCTATCTCACCCATGTCTAGCCCTCACATACCTTATGCTTTAGAGTTCAGGCCACATTGACCTCAGACATCTCTACAGCCATGGCTCAGCATCTCCCTCATTGCTCCTAGAAGATTTCAGGCTCTTACTGAAGAGTCTGGGCTCTGGCTACCTACCAGTGATCTCTTATTGTTTTGATTGtataaaaagattttattattttttattttctcctttctactgattcttatctccattttatagtggGAAGACTGAAAGTTCTTAGGTTGCACAACCTATAATTCTGAAAAGGACTTTAGAATTTATGTCTAGGAACAGAAGAAAATGCTACTCCAACTCTCTGCGTGTTAAGAATGATTTCTCTCACTTTCCACAAGTCCAGGTATCCCTTATCCTCTGGGTCAGACTCCACCCTGGTATTCTTCTCCAGACCCAAGAAGCCTACATTGAGCTTTCATTGGGGCTTTTGTCTTGAATAAAGCAGTCGGCTATTCACCAATTCAACACCTACCAGGCAGAATACTCATTCTGGA
This portion of the Ictidomys tridecemlineatus isolate mIctTri1 chromosome 4, mIctTri1.hap1, whole genome shotgun sequence genome encodes:
- the LOC101976812 gene encoding olfactory receptor 51L1 — its product is MVVWNNSNSVDPIFILKGFPELEYVHSWLSIPFCLAYLIAFVGNITILSVVWIESSLHQPMYYFISILAITDLGMSMSTLPTMLAVLWFNAQEIQASACYAQLFFIHTFTFLESSVLLAMAFDRFIAICRPLHYSTILTNSVIGKIGLACLLRSMGVVLPTPLLLRRYDYCHVNALSHAFCLHQDVLKLSCSNARINSVYGLCIVIVTLGMDSVFILLSYVLILNAVLGIASHDERLKALNTCVSHICVVLIFFVPVIGVSMVHRFGKHLSPIVHNLMADIYLLLPPVLNPIVYSVRTKQIRLGILRKFGLWRRL